Proteins co-encoded in one Dehalobacter sp. genomic window:
- the ileS gene encoding isoleucine--tRNA ligase, with translation MEKFKSLAEKPVAEREKQISDYWNSIDILQKTIENREGAEPFVFYEGPPTANGKPGIHHVMARTLKDSVCRYQNMKGFQVKRKAGWDTHGLPVEIEVEKQLNLSDKQGIEAYGIAQFNEKCRDSVFTYEKQWREMTVRMGYSIDLDHPYITLDNNYIESVWWILDKFFKEGYMYEGHKILPYCSRCGTGLASHEVALGYKEIKTNTVIAKFKRKGVDEYFLAWTTTPWTLPSNAALTVSPTETYVKVRSNDEIYYLSKTLAPKVLGGNYEVLQELKGTELEYMEYEQLMPFLTADKKAFFVTTADYVTTEDGTGIVHTAPAFGEDDYNTGKRYNLPVFQPVDESGKFIATPWKDSFVMDADLDIIKWLHAEGKLFKKEKMEHNYPHCWRCQTPLLYYAKPSWYIAMTKLKDQLVANNKTVEWYPDFVGEKRFGNWLENVNDWALSRNRYWGTPLNIWRCECGHTASIGSRKELVEKAVETIDETIELHRPYVDDVHILCEKCGKPMTRVSEVIDCWFDSGAMPYAQHHYPFENKENFHELFPADFICEGIDQTRGWFYSLLAISTFVMGRSPYKRVLVNDLVLDKQGQKMSKSKGNTVDPFELFDQYGADTLRWYLLYVSPAWTPKRFDIEGLKEVQSKFFGTLRNVYTFFALYANTDEVDPSDFYIEYKKRPELDRWILSKYHGLLNDVETNLAVYDLTKAVRKIQEFVSEDLSNWYIRRSRRRFWDSGLSDDKKAVYNTTYEILVGIAKISAPFAPYLAEEIYRNLTGETSVHLADYPEYVSTMIDENVENRMDLVRNLVTLGRSAREQVRIKVRQPIQQILVDGKYEVLIADLIPLIQEELNVKEVIFANNLIDFMNFILKPNFKTAGPVFGSKIKLLGKALESLEASTAAAALEAGESLSADVDGEQLNIVKDYVIVSISAKEGFTVTMENNLFVILDTTLTRELIDEGLARELVSKVQQMRKSNDFEMMDRIRIYFDGDDQVTSAIQSYQEYIKIETLAESIEKTPSTADLTKVNLNDHDSGVRVERI, from the coding sequence ATGGAAAAATTTAAATCTTTAGCTGAAAAGCCCGTTGCTGAACGGGAAAAACAAATATCGGATTACTGGAATTCGATTGATATTCTGCAGAAGACAATTGAAAACCGTGAAGGCGCGGAACCGTTCGTGTTTTATGAGGGTCCGCCGACAGCCAACGGCAAGCCGGGTATTCACCATGTCATGGCCAGAACCCTGAAGGATTCCGTCTGCCGGTATCAGAACATGAAAGGTTTTCAGGTCAAACGGAAGGCCGGATGGGATACGCACGGACTGCCGGTGGAAATCGAAGTTGAAAAACAGCTGAATCTTTCCGACAAACAAGGTATAGAAGCGTATGGGATCGCCCAGTTCAATGAAAAATGCCGCGACTCTGTGTTTACGTATGAAAAGCAGTGGCGCGAAATGACGGTCCGGATGGGTTATTCGATTGACCTGGATCATCCGTATATTACCCTGGATAACAATTATATTGAAAGCGTCTGGTGGATTCTGGACAAATTCTTCAAAGAAGGCTATATGTACGAAGGTCACAAGATTCTTCCGTATTGCTCCAGATGCGGAACCGGACTTGCTTCCCATGAAGTCGCGCTGGGCTATAAAGAAATTAAAACAAATACCGTCATCGCCAAATTTAAGCGCAAAGGAGTTGACGAGTATTTCCTGGCCTGGACGACCACACCGTGGACCCTGCCCTCCAATGCGGCACTCACAGTCAGTCCGACTGAGACCTACGTCAAAGTCCGCAGCAATGATGAGATCTATTATTTATCAAAGACGCTTGCGCCGAAAGTACTCGGCGGCAATTATGAAGTCCTGCAGGAATTAAAAGGCACTGAGCTTGAATATATGGAGTATGAACAGCTGATGCCGTTTTTAACCGCCGACAAAAAAGCTTTTTTTGTGACAACTGCCGATTATGTCACGACAGAGGACGGCACCGGGATCGTTCATACCGCACCCGCTTTTGGCGAGGACGACTATAACACCGGAAAGCGGTACAACCTGCCGGTTTTTCAGCCGGTGGACGAATCGGGCAAATTCATCGCAACGCCTTGGAAGGACAGCTTTGTGATGGATGCCGACCTGGATATCATCAAGTGGCTGCATGCCGAAGGCAAACTGTTTAAAAAGGAAAAAATGGAGCATAATTACCCGCACTGCTGGCGCTGTCAGACCCCTTTGCTGTACTACGCCAAACCTAGCTGGTACATCGCGATGACCAAATTGAAAGACCAGCTTGTAGCCAATAACAAAACGGTAGAATGGTATCCCGACTTTGTCGGTGAAAAACGTTTTGGCAACTGGCTTGAAAATGTCAATGACTGGGCATTGTCCCGTAACCGCTACTGGGGGACTCCGCTGAATATCTGGCGCTGCGAATGCGGCCATACTGCTTCCATTGGTTCCAGAAAAGAGCTTGTGGAAAAAGCGGTTGAAACAATTGACGAAACCATCGAACTACACCGGCCTTACGTCGATGATGTTCATATCCTCTGTGAGAAGTGCGGTAAACCAATGACCCGGGTCAGTGAAGTGATCGACTGCTGGTTTGACAGCGGTGCGATGCCCTATGCTCAGCATCATTATCCGTTTGAAAACAAAGAGAACTTCCATGAATTGTTCCCGGCTGATTTTATCTGTGAAGGGATTGATCAGACCCGCGGCTGGTTCTACTCCCTGCTCGCGATCTCGACCTTTGTGATGGGCCGTTCCCCGTATAAGCGGGTCCTGGTCAACGATCTGGTTTTAGACAAGCAGGGACAGAAAATGTCCAAATCCAAAGGCAACACGGTAGACCCGTTTGAACTGTTTGACCAGTACGGCGCCGACACGCTCAGATGGTATTTGCTTTATGTGTCTCCGGCCTGGACACCTAAACGCTTTGATATCGAAGGCCTCAAGGAAGTCCAGAGCAAGTTCTTTGGGACACTCCGCAACGTCTATACCTTTTTTGCGCTCTATGCGAATACCGATGAGGTTGACCCGAGCGATTTCTATATTGAATACAAAAAGCGGCCGGAGCTCGACAGGTGGATTCTCTCCAAATATCACGGCCTGCTCAATGACGTTGAGACCAATCTCGCTGTCTATGATCTGACCAAAGCAGTTCGAAAAATACAGGAATTTGTCAGCGAGGACCTCTCCAACTGGTATATCCGGCGCTCCCGCCGCAGATTCTGGGATTCCGGCCTGTCGGACGACAAGAAGGCCGTCTATAACACCACGTATGAAATCCTGGTCGGCATCGCCAAAATCTCAGCACCGTTCGCACCTTATCTGGCGGAAGAAATCTACCGTAACCTGACCGGTGAGACTTCGGTCCACCTGGCAGATTATCCGGAATATGTCTCGACTATGATCGATGAGAACGTCGAAAACAGAATGGATTTGGTCAGGAATTTAGTCACCCTCGGCAGATCTGCCCGGGAACAGGTCAGGATCAAAGTCCGTCAGCCGATCCAGCAAATCCTAGTTGACGGGAAATATGAAGTCCTGATCGCCGATTTGATTCCACTGATTCAGGAAGAGCTCAATGTAAAAGAAGTTATTTTTGCGAATAACTTAATCGACTTCATGAATTTCATTCTAAAGCCAAACTTCAAAACTGCCGGACCCGTCTTCGGCTCGAAAATCAAACTCCTCGGCAAAGCACTGGAAAGCCTGGAGGCTTCAACGGCTGCGGCTGCCCTGGAGGCTGGAGAATCGCTCTCAGCGGATGTGGATGGAGAACAGCTAAATATCGTCAAGGACTATGTCATCGTGTCGATTTCAGCCAAAGAAGGGTTCACGGTCACAATGGAAAACAACCTGTTCGTTATTCTTGATACCACGCTGACCAGAGAGCTTATCGATGAAGGTCTGGCCAGAGAGCTCGTCTCCAAAGTCCAGCAGATGCGCAAGAGTAATGATTTTGAAATGATGGACCGCATCAGGATCTATTTCGATGGGGATGACCAAGTCACGAGTGCGATTCAAAGCTATCAGGAATACATCAAAATAGAAACGCTCGCTGAAAGTATCGAAAAAACACCGAGTACCGCAGACCTGACTAAGGTGAACCTGAATGACCATGATTCCGGCGTCAGGGTCGAACGGATCTAA